The stretch of DNA CGGGCGCTGGTGGCCACGATGGGCCGGGTGCTGCCGGAACTGTACGGGCAGTAGGCCAGGACGGAAAGGCCCTCACCCCGGGTAGGAGCCGGCCTCGCGGGCCCGGCGCACTACCAGGTGGTAGACCGTGTCTATCGTCGGGGTGGGCACCTCGACCAGCCGCCCAAGCTCCGACACCACGCCCACCAGCGCGTCGATCTCCATCGGGCGGCCCTTCTCCAGATCCTGGAGCATTGACGTGCGGTGCGCGCCGACCTCTTGCGCCGCCTCGATCCGCTTGTCCACCGTCATCGCGAATCGCACCCCGAGCTTCTCGCCCACCGCCTGGGCCTCCACCATCATCTGGCGGATCACCGCGTGGGTGTGCGGATCGCGGGTCAGGTCCTCCAGCGTCGAGAGCGTCAGGGCGCTGACCGGGTTCAGCGAGAGGTTGCCCCAGAGCTTGACCCAGATCTCGTTGCGGAGGTTCGGGCGGATGGGCGCTTTGAGGCCGGCCGACGCCAGCGCCTGAGAGAGCGCCTGGACTCGCTCCGACTTGCTGCCGTCAGGCTCGCCCACGGAGATGCGGTCGCCGTACTCGTGCTGGATGACGCCCGGCTCCACGACCTCGCAGGCGGGCCAGAGGATGCAGCCGACAGCCCGCTCCGGCCCGAAAACGTCCCACTGCTTGTTCCCAGGATCGACGGTCTCCAGACGGTGGTTCTCCCACGGTCCCGCCAGCTTGTAGAAGTACCACCAGGGGATGCCGTTGGACGCCGTCACCACGGCGGTGTTCGGGCCGAGCAGCGGGCGCATCAGCTCGGCCACGGGCGGCACCGAATGGGCCTTGAGGCTGATGAAGACGTAGTCCTGGGGGCCGGCCGCTTCGGCAGACTCGGCGAGGCGCGGGTGCGTGACGAACTCCTCGCCGTTCATGCGGATCGTCAGGCCGCGCTCGCGCATGGCCGCCAGGTGCGGCCCCCGCGCGACGAGCGTCACGTCCACGCCCTGCCGCGCCAGCAGGCCGCCGATCCAGCCGCCCATGGCGCCGGCCCCGAAGATACAGAGCTTCATCTAGTCACGCTCCAACGCAATCTGACTCCGCCTCCCCAGTGCACTGTTCACTGAGTAACCCGTCTTCCCGTTGCCCCGCATTCCTCTCAAAGGTCGCCAGCCGGTCGAGAGTGTCATCCTGAGCTTGCGAAGGATCTCACCCGCTGACCTTCACGTCTGGAAGATCCTTCGACGCCGCTCGCAAGCTCGCTTCGCTCAGGATGACCCCTGAAGGCTGCGCGCCGCCGAGAAACGACAATCGCTCAGTTGATCCACGAAGCCTATGTGAGTGCGCCCCGGAAGCCGGGCTGGGGAAGGCTACTTCCCGAGGCCCAGCTTCTCCGCGAGGCCGATCCGCTGGATCTTGCCGGTCGCGCCCTTCGGGATCTCCGGCAGGATCACCACCTTGCGCGGCACTTTGAAGTCTGCGAGGCGGCCAGCGCAGAAGTCGCGAAGCTCGCGCTCGGTGGCCGGGATGCCCTCGATGAGCACCACCGCCGCCGCGACCTCTTCGCCCAGCTTCTCGTGCGGCATCGCGAAGGTGCAGACCTGCGCCACGCTCGGGTGGTCGAGCAGCACCTCGTCGATCTCGCGCGGGGAGATCTTCTCGCCGCCCCGGTTGATGATCTCCTTCAGGCGGCCGGTCAGCCAGAGATACCCCTCGTTGTCGAGGTAGCCCTGGTCGCCGGTGCGGAACCAGCCGTTCGTGAACGCGTCGGCGTTGGCCTTCTCGTTGTTGACGTACCCGGCCGTGACGTTCGGCCCCTGGATGACGACCTCGCCGGTCTCGCTCGGGCCGAGCAGCTCACCCTCGTCATTCATGATGCTGACCTCGGGGCCGGCTGCCACGCCCACCGATCCGGGCTTGCGGGCGCGCGGTGGCAGCGGGTTCGAGGCCATCTGGTGGGCTGCCTCGGTCATACCGTAGGCCTCGATGACCGGTGCGCTGAAGGTCGATTCGAGGGCGGCCATCACCTGCGGCGGCAGCGATGCGGACGACGAGCGGATCAGTCGCAGGGGGTGTTTCGCGATGATCTCGGCGTTGCGGTCGGCACGGGTCAGGATCGCCTGGTGCATCGTCGGGACGGCCGTGTACCAGGTCGGGTTGGCCTCGTCGAGCAGCGCGAAGAAGCGCAGGGCGTTGAAGCCTGGCGTGCAGAAGACCGAGCCGCCCGCCGCCAGCGACGAGAGGGTCGCGGCGATCAGGCCGTGGATGTGGAACAGCGGCATGATGTTCATGCAGCGGTCGTTCGGGGTGAGCTTGAGCGTCGCGCCGATGTGCCGCGCCGAGGCCGCGAGGTTCTTCTGGCGCAGCGGCACCTGCTTCGGGCGGGAGGTGGTGCCCGAGGTGTGGAGGATCAGGCCGACATCGTCTGGCTGGGCGAGGTCTGGCGCGCGGGCCGGGTCAGGTACGATGTCCTGGCCGTCCGGGCCACGCAGGGTGAACGTGCCGGATGGCCCCGACTTGTCGGCGACCAGCTCCACGATGGGGATGCCGAGCTTGTTCGCCACCGTTACGGCCGGGGAGTCGCTGCCGGCCTCGACGAGCAGCGCCTTCGCCTTGAGGTCTGAGAGGTAGAAGTCCAGCTCGTCGTCCACGTAGGCCGGGTTGAGCGGCGCGCTGACGCAGGCCGAGGCCACCGCGATGAACGACGTCGCCATCTCCGGGCCGTTCGGCAGGACGATGGCGACGGCATCGCCGCGCCCGTACCCGAGCTGATTGAGCGAGACGACGGTGTCCCGCACGAGCTGACGCAGCGCGCCGAAGGTCAGCGGCGGTCGCTCGGTTGCGGCGATGGCTACGGCGTCGGCGGCTCCAGTGTCTAGCAGCGCGTGGACGGTCTGCGGGGCGGTCGTCATCTTCTCTCCAGGCCGGCATGCGGACGGGCGGATGCGCCAGGCGTCCGGTCAGGATCACCCATGCGCCGAGGGCGAGCGCGGCCAGGACGAGCCTGGGGCGGGGCGAGCGGCGCGCCGGAATTCTAGCCCACTCCCTGATGCGCTGCCGTTGGCGATCCGACATGCCGCTGCACGGCTGTCTAAAGGTCCGATGAAATACCTGCAAGAGGTTTCAGGTTTAGACGTCTCGTCTGCTAGGCTGCACCCAGCGGAGGGGAGTATCTCCCCGGGCGTTGTCGTCAGTACGGCCAGCTTTCCAGGCCCGGCGACGCCGATCCATGGCGGATCGAGAGAGACCTCCGACGAACGCGCTACGGCGCTTTGTCGGGAGGGCCTCGTTGATCGAGACCTGGATGTGGGTTGCGTTCACCGCGTTGATTCTGGGCCTGCTGGCCCTGGACCTTTTCGTCTTCCACAAGGATGCGCACGTCGTGTCCGTCAAGGAGGCGAGCATCTGGTCCGTCATCTGGGTGAGCCTTGGCCTGTTGTTCGGCGGCGTGGTCTGGGCCTGGCTCGGCGCCGAGCGCGGCGGCGAGTACTTCGCCGGCTACCTGATCGAGAAGGCGTTGTCGGTTGACAACATCTTCGTCTTCGCGATGGTGTTCGCGTACTTCGCCGTGCCCGGCAAGTACCAGCATCGAGTGCTGTTCTGGGGCGTCGTCGGGGCCATCATCTTCCGCGCGATCTTCATCGTGGCGGGCGCCGAGCTGCTGAAGCAGTTCCACTGGCTGATCTACGTCTTCGGCGCGATCCTCCTGGTCACCGGCCTCAAGATGGCGTTCGGCGGCGATACCGAGGTGCACCCCGAGAAGAACCCGGCCCTGAAGCTCGTCCGCCGCCTCATCCCGATCTCGAACGAGTACCACGGGCAGCGCTTCTTCGCGCGGCACGCCGGCAAGCTGGTGGCGACGCCCCTCTTCGCGGTGCTGCTGATCGTCGAGACCACGGACATCCTGTTCGCCATCGACTCGATCCCGGCGATCTTCGCGGTGACCCGCGAGCCGTTCATCGTCTTCGCCTCGAACGCCTTCGCGATCCTCGGCCTGCGCTCGCTGTACTTCGTGCTGGCGGACATGATGTACCGCTTCAAGTACCTGAAGGTCGGGCTGGGCGGCATCCTGATCTTCGCGGGCGTCAAGATGGGCCTGACCGAGACGGCCTACAGGGTCGATATCTGGCCCTCCCTGGCGGTGATCGGGCTGATCCTGGCCGTGTCGGTGCTGGCCTCGCTCTTCGCGACGCGCAACCAGAAGCCCGAGGGTGAGCGGCCTGCCGAGGTGGCTGCCGCCTGATCCGGTCGTCTGATCCAGTTGCCGGCCGACCCCGTCGCTGGTACGGCTCGCTGACGGCGTCGAGATTCCCGTCGGCGAAGCGGTCCGCCTCTCGTACAATCATGACTCAGGGAGCAGGCCGCGCATGGAGGGACGACCGTGGGCCTCGTGGATGCGCTCAAGTCGATGTTTGGCTTCGGCAGCGCGAATGGGAGCGTCGACCGAGGCGTGTACGTCTACGTCCAGTGCAATCGCTGCCAGGACGTGGTCCGAGTCCGGATCAACATGTCCAGCGAGGTCAGCGAGATCAGCGAGCAGCCCGAGGACGACGAGGACATCGGCGCGCTCGCGAACGGCAACGCGAAGTACATCGTCAGCAAGGGCGTTGTGGACTCGAAGTGCTTCCGACCGATGAAGCTGCGCGTGCTGTTCGACGGCCGTCGCAAACAGATCGACCAGTCGGTGGACGGCGGGACCATCGTAGACCAGGACGCCTGGGAGGCGGTGCGGGCGGCGCGGCAGACCGGCTCGGGTGGCAGCTAAGGCCAGTCGTCGCCCCGTGCCGTTGGAAGCGGTGGTATCCTCTGCGCCGATGTCCGCAGCTGCCGCCGAACCGCTGACGCTGGATACGCCCCGGGCGCTGGCCCGGGCGATCACCCGCGTCGAGCGTGGCGGTCCCGAGGCTGCGGATGTGATGCGCCGCTTGGGGCCGCGACCGCTCCGCGCCTGGACTATCGGCGTGACCGGGCCGCCGGGCGCGGGTAAGAGCACCCTGGTTGACCGGCTCATCGCGGCGGCGCGGGCTGTTGGCCTGACGGTCGGCGTCATCGCCGTCGATCCCTCCAGCCCGTTCTCGGGCGGTGCGATCCTCGGCGACCGCGTCCGCATGATGAGCCACCACGCTGACCCGGGGGTGTTCATCCGCAGCATGGCCGCCCGCGACAACCTCGGCGGTCTGGCCGACGCCACCCGTGATGCTGCGCGCCTCCTCGACGCTTACGGCTTCGACCTCGTCCTGCTGGAGACGGTCGGGGTCGGGCAGAGCGAGCTGGACGTGGTCAAGATCGCGGATTCGGTGCTGGTTATCGCCGTGCCGGGCCTTGGGGACACCGTTCAGACGCTCAAGGCTGGCGTGCTGGAGATCGCCGACCTGTTCGTCGTGAACATGGCGGACCGACCGGGTGCAGATCGCACCGTCGCCGAGCTGCTCTCGATGCTCCAGCTTGGCGGCCGGCGACCGCACGGCTGGAGTCCTCCCGTGCTGGAGACGGTCGCCTCGGAAGGCAGGGGCGTCGATGCCTTGTGGGCTGCGTTGCAGCGGCACCGCGGCCACCTGGAGGCCAGCGGCGAGCTGGCCGAGCGCCGTGCCAGCCGCACCGAGACAGAGGTCGTGGAGCTGGCCGAGCGGGCGCTGCGGCGGCAGCTTCGCCGTATGCTCCACGAGAACGCGGCTGTCCGCGACCTCCTCGACGCCGCGCGGGCCGGCACGCTCGACTCGCACACGGCGGCGGCCAGACTGCTGACGGCCGCCGGCTACCACACGACAGAAGGAGCAGGCTGATGCCGCTGCTGCCGTATCTGGGCATCACCCCGGTCGTCGGGGATGGCCTGGAGCTTGACGCTGAGGGCTTCGTGATCGGCAAGGTGACGCTCGGGGCGGGGGTCCGCATCGGCGCGCGCACGGTGCTGCGGGCCGACCAGGACACCATCACCGTTGGCGACCGCGTCCGGTTCGGACAGGCCATCTCGGTCCACATGGACCCGACGTTTCCGACGCGCATCGGCTCCGACGTGGTGGTCGAGGACGACGCCATTGTGCACGGCTGCACGCTTGGGGATGCCGTCCTGGTCGAGCGCGACGCCACGATCCTGACCGGCAGCAGCGTCGGCGAGGGGAGCATCGTGCAGGCCGGGACGCTGGTGCCCGAGGGCAAGGCGTTCCCGGCGCGCTCGGTGATCGCCGGGACGCCCGGCAAGGTGATCCGTGAGACCACCGACGACGAGGTGGCTGAGATCCGCCGGCGTGCAACTGCGCGCCCGTGAGGATACCCTGAGAGCTTATGAGTGACATAGTCCCCGGCGCCGAGGTTCTCCCAGGTGTTCACCTGCTCCGTCTGCCGCTGACCGGCAGCCCGCTGCGCTTCACCAACGGCTACCTGATCCGCACCGAGGACGGCTGGACCCTGGTCGATTGCGGCTGGGACATGCCAGACGTCCTGGACGCGCTTCACCATCAGCTGACGGGCCTGGGCGTGCGGCTGGGGGACATCCGAACGCTGGTCATCACCCATTTTCACACCGATCACTACGGCATGGCGGGGACGCTCATCGGGCTGACGCAGGCCCGGCTCATGATGCACCGCCTGGACTGGGTCCACGTCCAGCAGGAGATGGTGGACTTCGGCGAGATGCTCGGGCGGCTCAACTCGTGGCTGTTGCTGAACGGCGCGCCCTCGGAGATGATCGACGAAGAGCGCGTGCGAATGGCGGCCATGCGGCAGCTCTGCACCGTGGTCGAGCCAGACGTGAAGCTGGAGGAGGGGTACGAGATCCACTCCGGCAACCACACGTTCAGGGTCGTCTGGACGCCGGGGCACACGAACGGCCACATCTGCCTCTACGACGAGGAGCGCCGCACGCTGATGACAGGCGACCACGTCCTGGACCCGATCTCCCCGAACGTCAGCCTTGCGCGCGAATACCTGGGCAACCCCCTCGGGCAGTATCTCAAGTCACTGCGGAAGGTGGGCGAGCTGGACGCCGACCTCGTGCTGCCGGCCCACGGCGATCCGTTCCACAGCATCAGCCGGCGGGTCCGCGAGCTGCTGGAGCACCACGACGAGCGCGAGGCCGAAGTGCTGGAGTCGGTCAAGCACGGCGCGTGTACAGGGTACCAGGTGGCCGCCGCGTTGCCCTGGACTCGCCGTCGGCGCAAGCTCTCCGAGCTGGGGCTGGGGCAGCAGCGCATGGCCCTGACCGAGACGCTCGCGCACCTCGAGGAGCTGCGGGTACGCGGTCTGGTCCACCGCGAGCGACGCGGCGACGTGCTCTACTTCACCCACGCCTGAACCCCACTCGAAGGGCCGATTTCCGGGCCGTTTTCTCCGAATTTCGTCCGAATGCCTCTTGCCCGGGGAAACGGGCGGGCTTGCCCGGGCCACCGCGAACTGTGATGCCGGGCAGCCACCGGCTGCCGGAGACACCCCTACAATGGCCGCCTGAGGACGAGGCGGAGGGGGTTGTTGGGGCATGGTTGACCGCCGAAAGAGGGCGTGTCGGCAGCGGCATTCCTGGCGCCTGCTCGTCGCATTCGTGCTCTGCCTCTGGCCTGCCCTGGCCGGCGTGGCCTCCGCGCAAGGGGCCTACGAGATCACGCCGCTTGGCAATGACCCGGCCCGCCGCGTTGACCGCTATCAGATTACGCTGGGGCAGGGTGCGTCCCTCTGGGATCTCGGCTTCAACCGGCTGCCGATGATCGCCATCGAGCAGGGCGACCAGAAGGTCATCGAGCTGATCGAGCAGGGGTTCAAGGCGGCCTACCCGGACCGCGAGGCCGGCCTGGTGAAGCCCGGCGACCTCTTCGTGTTGGAAGTTCCGGCCGGCACCTTCGTCTCAAAGACCGTCACTCGCACGGCTGGCCCGCCCGAGCGTGTGCAGTTCGAGTCGTACAGCGGGGATCAACTGACGACGTTTCCCAAAGACCCGATCGTGCAGTACCGGTTGACGCGGGCTGCCTCGCCAGATCAGGTCGAGGTGCAGATCCAGGGCGGCCAGTCGGACGCCGTCGAAGAGGCGAAGAAGATCTACGACGTGCCTGACCCTGACTTTCTCCAGGTGCGGACGATTCGCGGGGCGCTCGCGGAGCGGACGGCCAAAATCACCGTGGACGCCAACCGCCGGTACCTTGACGAGTTCCGCGCGGTGCGCGGCCGGGCGACTCGCACCGAAGAGACCCTCCAGGGCCTCCGTGCCTACTACTTCGACGATCCGACCATCCCCTTCGTGCGCGTGGACGACACCGTTGGCGATCAGACCGATCCCGCCAACTTCACCCGCACCTTCCGTATCGCGTACCACCGAGACGGCACGGTTCGGAAGTACGTCATCACCGAGGCCGGCGACTCGACCGGCGCGCTCGGCCGCCCTGAGAGCGAGGTCTGGCGGCGCACGCTGCCCGCCTGGCAGGAATGGCTGCCGGGCACCCCGGAAGCGTTGCCGCCGTTCGCCCCGGCGATTGCCAGCTCGGGCGCGTTGCAGCCGGGGCGCATCCTGGTGCTGGCGTTCCGTCCGCGCATCGTCCAGGCGTCGCCGCGCCCGACTGGCGGCTCCAGCGCGGCTGGCGGCTCGGGCCTGACCTGCGCCGGCGTGCCCATCGGGATGGTCCTGTTTGGGGGCGTGGTGGTGGCCGGGTACCGCAAGCGTACGGGCCTCTGGTAGTGCGCGCTGCCCGGGGCGTCCCCCGCGCTCCGGCCGCCCGGTATACTGGGATCATGGCCTCTCAGTATCTGACGCGCCGGCGGGTGTTACAGGCCGGCGTTCTCGTTGGAGCAGGGCTGGCGCTGCCGTCGTCTCGGGGTGTGCTGGCCGCGCCCGAGGGGTTCGACGCCGACGTGGGGCTGGACCCCGGACACAGCCGTGCGGATGTTGGCGCGAGCGGGGGCGGTTTCGGCGAGTACCAGCACACGCTCGACATCGCCGAGCGCATCAGGCCGATGCTCGAAGCAGCCGGCCTGTCGGTCAGGCTCAGCCGCACCGACCACGAGCCGCTGACGGCGATGTCCCACCGAGACATCAACGTCCGCACCGAGATCGAGCAATCAGCCCGCATCGCCGCGGTTGGGACCGTGCGGATCTACGTCTCGATCCACTTCAACGGCGGGCCCCCGTCGCTACGGGGCACCGAGACGTACTACAACAGCGAGAGTGCCGGCCCGGACAGTCGGCGGCTCGCGCTGGCGCTCCAGCGCTCGGTGGTGGCCGAACTGGCGGAGGTCGGCTACCAGACGGCCGACCGGGGCGCCAAGGAAGACCTGGCGGCCGGCAAGCCGTACGGGCACTTCTTCAGCCTGCGCGGCCCGATGCCGAGCGCCCTGGTGGAGGGGCTGTTCCTCTCCAACCCCGCCGAGGCCGAGCTTCTGCTGCGCGAGGACGCGCGGCAGGCGCTGGCGAAAGGGTACGTCGGCGGCATCGTGGCGTACTTCGCCGGGGGCTGAGGTCAGCTGCGCGGCGCCTTTGTCGTCGCGGCGGGCACGGAGTTCGGCGGCGGATCGCTCGAGAACCGCAGTCGCCACACGACACCCATCGCCTCGACCACGATCCAGGCCGACATCTTGGACTTGCCGACGCGCCGATCCACGAACTTGATCGGCACTTCGACGATCTTGTACCCCAGCCGGTGACAGCGGTAGTTCAGCTCGACCTGGAAGGCGTAGCCGTTCGAGTGGATCGAGTCCAGATCGAGTGACCGCAGGACGTACGCCGAGAAGCACTTGAAACCGCTGGTCAGGTCGTTGACCGGGACGCCGAGGATCGTCTTCGCGTAGACCGAGCCGCCCCGGCTGATCAGCGTACGCAGCAGCGACCAGTTCTCGGTGCCGCCGCCAGTAACCCAGCGTGACCCGATGGCACAGTCGCCGCGCTTCGCGCCGTCGAGCAGGCGCGGAAGGTCGTTCGGGTCGTGGGAGAAGTCGGCATCCATCTCGAACACGAAATCGAAGTTGTGTTCGAGCGCCCACTTGAAGCCGGCGACGTACGCCGTTCCGAGGCCGCGCTTGCCATCGCGGTGGAGGACGTTGACGCGGGCGTCCGCGGCGGCGAACTCGTCGGCGATGGCGCCGGTGCCGTCGGGCGAATTGTCGTCCACGATGAGGACGTGGAAAATCTCACCTTGCCCCAGAATGGCGGGCACGAGCCTGGGGAGGTTCTCCCGCTCGTTATAGGTCGGGACGATGACGAGCGCTCTCATACGTGTAGACAACAGCGGGGGAGGATGCCATACGGAAGGGCCCCGGTGCAAAAGATCCAGCGGGCCATGACCACCGCAACATCCGCCTGCCGGTGGCGCCGGACGCTCGTTGCCACCTCAGGTGATCAGGACGGCGTCGGCGTCGTCGTGATCCGGCTCGCGGATCATGTAGCCGACGCCGGGCACGGTCTTGATCAGCCCCGGGTGGTGCGAGCTCTCCCCGAGCTTCCGGCGCAGCCGGCTGACCCAGACCCGCAGGTACTGGAGGTCGTTGCGGTACTCCGGCCCCCAGGTCATCCCGAGCAAATCCTCGTGGAGAATCACCCGGCCGGCGTTCTGGATCAGGTTCATCAGCAGCTGCCACTCGGTGGGCGAGAGCATGGCGTCCTCGCCGCCCACCGAGACGCGCCGCCGCTCCATGTCCACCTCGACCTCGCCGAACGACAGCACGGTCTGCTCGCTCATCGAGGGGAGGCCCTGCGTCCGGCGCATCACGGCGCGCATCCGCGCGGACAGCTCCTCGGGGTTGAACGGCTTGGTCAGGTAGTCGTCCGCGCCCAGGTCCAGACCCCGGATCTTGTCCACGTCGCTGGCGCGCGCCGTGAGCACGATGACGGGCGTACGCGCATGGACGCGGATCCGTCTGAGCACCTCAAAGCCGTCGAGATCCGGCATGATCAGGTCGAGGATGACCAGGGCCGGACGCTCCGTCTCATGCAACTCGATAGCCTGACGTCCATTGCTGGCGACGACTACCCGATAGCCGTCCGCTTCCAGCTCGGCGCGGACGAACCGCAGCACGCGCGGCTCGTCGTCGACGACCAGGACGCTGATCCGGCGATTCATACTCATGATCCGCACGCCTCTATGCTCGCAGAGAGTGAAGCCGCACGCTCGCCAAGTGGGAGCGTGAAGCGGAAGGTTGCGCCCTGACCAGGGCGTGAGTCAAGCTCGATAGCGCCCCCGTGGAGCTCCACGAAGCGCCGGCAGATCGCCAGGCCCAGGCCGGCCCCGGCCACTGTCCCGTGCTCGCGCTCGACTCGGAAGAAGCGTTCGAAGACCCGCTGGTGGTATTCAGGTGGGACGCCAGGGCCATCATCCTTCACGGCGATGGCGAGCAGCGTGCCCTGCGTCGTCGCGGTCACGTCGATGGTCCCGCCGTCCGGCGAGAATTTGACAGCGTTGTCTATCAGGTTTCTCAGCACCTGTTCGATGCGGACCGGGTCCACCTCCGCACGGGGCAGGTCGGCCGGGACACGCACCCGCAGCCGCCGAGATCCGGCGCGCGGCGTCTGATCCGCGACAACCTTCCGAATCAGGACATCGAGGGACGTTGGCTCAGTCTTGAGGGCCGATGCGCCAGCGCCGACGCGGGCCAGTTGCAGCAGGTTGTCGATCAGCCGGTGCAGCCGGTCCGCCTCCTGATCGATGTCGGCCAGCATCTGGCGGGCAGCAGCCGGCTCCAACACGCCGAAGTGGCGCAGCAACGTGCGCGACGACCCCTTGATCGTTGTCAGCGGCGCGCGCAGCTCGTGCGAGAGGATCGAGAACAACTCGTCAATCGACGCCGTCGAATCTAGCGCGCTGCCGGATATGTTGCTGCGCGCCGATGCGAGCGCAACGAAGCCGTCGCCAGCAGCGTGCTGCGGCGGACGGGCGTCAGGTGCGCTGTGGTCGCGTTGCATCGTCGAATTGTCCATCATGTGCCGAAACGACGGTAGCCCCTGAGCGTGCTCCTGTCAACGTCTGGGGTAGTCAGTGTGGGTGAATATGCGTCGGCTATGTCGGGCACGCTCACGCCTCCTGCGCATTCGTGGGACCTGACAGCACCCTTACAGGCTGATGCTTCTCGCCTGGGCGCAACGGCCGCACATCGGGGACGCAGCAAGCTATCGGTCAAACAGGCGGATCTCTCGCCAGCCCGTGCGACCTGCTGCCTGGGTCGTCGCGATGCGAACGCTCCGGACGTTCTGGAC from Chloroflexota bacterium encodes:
- a CDS encoding 2-dehydropantoate 2-reductase, whose product is MKLCIFGAGAMGGWIGGLLARQGVDVTLVARGPHLAAMRERGLTIRMNGEEFVTHPRLAESAEAAGPQDYVFISLKAHSVPPVAELMRPLLGPNTAVVTASNGIPWWYFYKLAGPWENHRLETVDPGNKQWDVFGPERAVGCILWPACEVVEPGVIQHEYGDRISVGEPDGSKSERVQALSQALASAGLKAPIRPNLRNEIWVKLWGNLSLNPVSALTLSTLEDLTRDPHTHAVIRQMMVEAQAVGEKLGVRFAMTVDKRIEAAQEVGAHRTSMLQDLEKGRPMEIDALVGVVSELGRLVEVPTPTIDTVYHLVVRRAREAGSYPG
- a CDS encoding AMP-binding protein, which translates into the protein MTTAPQTVHALLDTGAADAVAIAATERPPLTFGALRQLVRDTVVSLNQLGYGRGDAVAIVLPNGPEMATSFIAVASACVSAPLNPAYVDDELDFYLSDLKAKALLVEAGSDSPAVTVANKLGIPIVELVADKSGPSGTFTLRGPDGQDIVPDPARAPDLAQPDDVGLILHTSGTTSRPKQVPLRQKNLAASARHIGATLKLTPNDRCMNIMPLFHIHGLIAATLSSLAAGGSVFCTPGFNALRFFALLDEANPTWYTAVPTMHQAILTRADRNAEIIAKHPLRLIRSSSASLPPQVMAALESTFSAPVIEAYGMTEAAHQMASNPLPPRARKPGSVGVAAGPEVSIMNDEGELLGPSETGEVVIQGPNVTAGYVNNEKANADAFTNGWFRTGDQGYLDNEGYLWLTGRLKEIINRGGEKISPREIDEVLLDHPSVAQVCTFAMPHEKLGEEVAAAVVLIEGIPATERELRDFCAGRLADFKVPRKVVILPEIPKGATGKIQRIGLAEKLGLGK
- a CDS encoding TerC family protein, with product MWVAFTALILGLLALDLFVFHKDAHVVSVKEASIWSVIWVSLGLLFGGVVWAWLGAERGGEYFAGYLIEKALSVDNIFVFAMVFAYFAVPGKYQHRVLFWGVVGAIIFRAIFIVAGAELLKQFHWLIYVFGAILLVTGLKMAFGGDTEVHPEKNPALKLVRRLIPISNEYHGQRFFARHAGKLVATPLFAVLLIVETTDILFAIDSIPAIFAVTREPFIVFASNAFAILGLRSLYFVLADMMYRFKYLKVGLGGILIFAGVKMGLTETAYRVDIWPSLAVIGLILAVSVLASLFATRNQKPEGERPAEVAAA
- the meaB gene encoding methylmalonyl Co-A mutase-associated GTPase MeaB → MSAAAAEPLTLDTPRALARAITRVERGGPEAADVMRRLGPRPLRAWTIGVTGPPGAGKSTLVDRLIAAARAVGLTVGVIAVDPSSPFSGGAILGDRVRMMSHHADPGVFIRSMAARDNLGGLADATRDAARLLDAYGFDLVLLETVGVGQSELDVVKIADSVLVIAVPGLGDTVQTLKAGVLEIADLFVVNMADRPGADRTVAELLSMLQLGGRRPHGWSPPVLETVASEGRGVDALWAALQRHRGHLEASGELAERRASRTETEVVELAERALRRQLRRMLHENAAVRDLLDAARAGTLDSHTAAARLLTAAGYHTTEGAG
- a CDS encoding gamma carbonic anhydrase family protein, translating into MPLLPYLGITPVVGDGLELDAEGFVIGKVTLGAGVRIGARTVLRADQDTITVGDRVRFGQAISVHMDPTFPTRIGSDVVVEDDAIVHGCTLGDAVLVERDATILTGSSVGEGSIVQAGTLVPEGKAFPARSVIAGTPGKVIRETTDDEVAEIRRRATARP
- a CDS encoding MBL fold metallo-hydrolase gives rise to the protein MSDIVPGAEVLPGVHLLRLPLTGSPLRFTNGYLIRTEDGWTLVDCGWDMPDVLDALHHQLTGLGVRLGDIRTLVITHFHTDHYGMAGTLIGLTQARLMMHRLDWVHVQQEMVDFGEMLGRLNSWLLLNGAPSEMIDEERVRMAAMRQLCTVVEPDVKLEEGYEIHSGNHTFRVVWTPGHTNGHICLYDEERRTLMTGDHVLDPISPNVSLAREYLGNPLGQYLKSLRKVGELDADLVLPAHGDPFHSISRRVRELLEHHDEREAEVLESVKHGACTGYQVAAALPWTRRRRKLSELGLGQQRMALTETLAHLEELRVRGLVHRERRGDVLYFTHA
- a CDS encoding N-acetylmuramoyl-L-alanine amidase yields the protein MASQYLTRRRVLQAGVLVGAGLALPSSRGVLAAPEGFDADVGLDPGHSRADVGASGGGFGEYQHTLDIAERIRPMLEAAGLSVRLSRTDHEPLTAMSHRDINVRTEIEQSARIAAVGTVRIYVSIHFNGGPPSLRGTETYYNSESAGPDSRRLALALQRSVVAELAEVGYQTADRGAKEDLAAGKPYGHFFSLRGPMPSALVEGLFLSNPAEAELLLREDARQALAKGYVGGIVAYFAGG
- a CDS encoding polyprenol monophosphomannose synthase, with the translated sequence MRALVIVPTYNERENLPRLVPAILGQGEIFHVLIVDDNSPDGTGAIADEFAAADARVNVLHRDGKRGLGTAYVAGFKWALEHNFDFVFEMDADFSHDPNDLPRLLDGAKRGDCAIGSRWVTGGGTENWSLLRTLISRGGSVYAKTILGVPVNDLTSGFKCFSAYVLRSLDLDSIHSNGYAFQVELNYRCHRLGYKIVEVPIKFVDRRVGKSKMSAWIVVEAMGVVWRLRFSSDPPPNSVPAATTKAPRS
- a CDS encoding response regulator transcription factor, coding for MNRRISVLVVDDEPRVLRFVRAELEADGYRVVVASNGRQAIELHETERPALVILDLIMPDLDGFEVLRRIRVHARTPVIVLTARASDVDKIRGLDLGADDYLTKPFNPEELSARMRAVMRRTQGLPSMSEQTVLSFGEVEVDMERRRVSVGGEDAMLSPTEWQLLMNLIQNAGRVILHEDLLGMTWGPEYRNDLQYLRVWVSRLRRKLGESSHHPGLIKTVPGVGYMIREPDHDDADAVLIT